Proteins from one Leptospira wolffii serovar Khorat str. Khorat-H2 genomic window:
- a CDS encoding Ig-like domain-containing protein, whose product MLNKGNSLGSFLTILAVMFFAFGCAEKSGSLSDSIFSALGIPTDNGGSMPANASLTPYKDTDQPATLPVDFGNGGPQAILNLATYDSVDRYKSLEIVFSEPMNQSTVRPNFSLKKKSGSSWVALPGPTSIGVEDNTSNNRGGSFYWKSGGRLVFDPYRELEPSTTYQLSLTASAQGLEGGNLTPYTIEFTTEPDYLVNVTLNGTALGTGMTTVTNGKLPDITFIDSNVGTASNIALNLTASLSSDISTSNISSIKLKHMGNNMGATGEYTVCSSTGAPTCSSVSGTSLLTNFNLNTQVGTPAMGGGPSEDQRGLKAFNGGNSYLFEITTTSGKVFRRPFGFNYGKVNNKPYDALVNAAATVADQAQTLKLFAQVLERLTKNDYKVSSKSFWDFSNLPPQSTKRTAYCVDYANITYIRNYGDAQDNVPGYNPATDKPDGYCGGAGDQPGGFVTDTISAKVLGLITVSSIFDVDAYITSVQIDPTVTVSSTAYQNISATLGVNANNDLGVTLGGRKVVIGMSMIARNRSALKALGLGPDAGSKFYYTTTAELNYSDSSKTIRNATAHADASVDANGNVVVKINEAKGAFDTSAWANNLKVNTPVRQSYDATGGTPDWLIDIILPLVEGELVSKLTAQLTPKITKAMLSDFIEGIAPTALNAVVNSLYNPGLDVTLPSYLPAPLANFPLSLKLKFQTDVVPKLNGSNKGLVGSATVGLIAKNPIATTNNCALGNTSYHCHKTGTGLLGSDAAAGSTKGGYVSGRPVAVPDNQGLTSTYAFNNSAANPGLLLTLTADTVSQAAYSLWQNGTLNLTLNKPFIDTIKAYAGDDPLFQLTQELVKVGTLLNVVAPGRNTLVGLDPANSSQLIQNVNSTDDVDIDIWAIHAPNGKLKFVGSAAQIPTLEVNFTELQLSIYGRRPNNSRYLLSTVRISLKGDGNFRFIPFDNSKSGNPAYNNLNALSLVIKKEETNMQYTMDILEGAQYNPFGLDPKGIFQVVDPLVRSLIIPLVNNVLRQIPLPSQLSVAAITNNAGAANSCYLKATTDALKIFSTTIPANEPYPYIFGGLQFQGAYATNPGNAIVCN is encoded by the coding sequence ATGTTGAATAAAGGAAATTCTTTGGGATCCTTTCTAACTATCCTTGCAGTCATGTTTTTCGCATTCGGATGCGCGGAGAAGAGCGGTAGCCTATCCGATTCTATTTTTAGTGCCTTGGGGATTCCTACGGATAACGGTGGAAGCATGCCTGCGAACGCTTCCTTGACTCCTTATAAGGATACGGACCAACCGGCGACTCTTCCCGTGGATTTCGGAAACGGCGGTCCTCAGGCCATATTGAATTTGGCGACTTACGATTCCGTGGATCGTTATAAGAGTTTGGAGATCGTTTTTTCCGAACCTATGAATCAATCGACTGTGCGTCCTAATTTTTCTTTGAAGAAAAAAAGCGGAAGTTCCTGGGTCGCGTTGCCCGGACCCACTAGCATCGGAGTAGAAGATAATACTTCGAATAATAGAGGGGGTTCGTTCTACTGGAAGTCCGGAGGACGTTTGGTATTCGACCCTTATCGGGAATTGGAACCTTCCACCACCTACCAGCTTTCGTTAACCGCGTCCGCCCAAGGACTCGAGGGCGGAAACCTGACTCCTTATACTATAGAATTCACCACCGAACCCGACTATTTGGTGAACGTTACTTTAAATGGTACCGCCCTCGGAACGGGGATGACTACCGTTACCAACGGGAAACTTCCCGATATTACTTTCATAGATTCCAATGTGGGAACCGCTTCCAATATCGCACTCAATCTGACAGCGTCGTTATCCTCGGATATAAGCACTTCCAATATCTCTTCGATTAAATTGAAGCATATGGGAAATAACATGGGCGCTACGGGAGAATATACGGTTTGTAGTTCGACAGGAGCTCCTACTTGCAGTTCGGTCTCGGGAACTTCTCTTCTTACGAATTTTAACTTAAACACCCAAGTGGGAACCCCGGCGATGGGAGGGGGACCTTCCGAGGACCAGAGAGGTCTAAAAGCGTTTAACGGTGGGAACTCCTACTTATTCGAGATCACCACGACGAGCGGGAAAGTATTCCGTCGACCTTTCGGTTTCAATTACGGGAAAGTGAATAATAAGCCGTATGACGCTCTCGTAAATGCTGCCGCCACCGTCGCGGATCAGGCTCAGACTTTGAAATTATTCGCACAAGTATTGGAAAGATTGACCAAGAACGATTATAAGGTCTCGAGCAAATCTTTCTGGGACTTTTCGAATCTTCCTCCGCAGAGCACCAAAAGAACGGCTTATTGCGTCGATTATGCGAATATAACTTATATCCGTAACTACGGGGACGCTCAGGATAATGTTCCGGGCTATAATCCGGCTACGGATAAACCGGACGGATATTGCGGCGGAGCAGGGGACCAACCCGGAGGTTTCGTAACGGATACGATTAGCGCCAAGGTTCTAGGGCTTATCACGGTAAGTTCTATCTTCGACGTGGACGCTTATATCACGAGCGTGCAAATCGATCCTACGGTTACCGTTTCTTCCACTGCCTATCAAAACATCTCCGCAACTCTAGGAGTGAATGCGAATAACGATCTCGGGGTGACCTTGGGCGGAAGAAAGGTCGTGATCGGAATGTCCATGATTGCGAGAAACCGTAGTGCCTTAAAGGCTCTCGGTCTAGGCCCGGATGCGGGTTCCAAGTTCTATTACACTACTACTGCGGAATTGAACTATAGCGACAGTTCCAAAACGATCCGCAACGCGACGGCTCATGCCGACGCTTCCGTGGATGCCAACGGAAACGTGGTCGTTAAAATCAACGAGGCAAAAGGCGCTTTCGATACGAGTGCCTGGGCGAATAATCTCAAGGTCAATACACCCGTTCGCCAGAGTTACGATGCAACCGGGGGTACTCCAGATTGGTTGATCGATATCATTCTCCCTCTCGTCGAAGGAGAATTGGTGAGTAAACTCACCGCTCAGTTGACTCCTAAAATCACAAAGGCGATGCTTTCGGACTTTATAGAAGGAATCGCTCCTACCGCTTTGAATGCGGTAGTGAATTCCTTGTATAATCCCGGCTTGGATGTGACCTTACCTTCTTATCTTCCGGCTCCTTTAGCGAATTTTCCGTTGTCTTTGAAACTGAAGTTCCAGACCGATGTGGTTCCTAAATTGAACGGATCCAATAAGGGACTCGTAGGTTCTGCGACAGTGGGACTCATCGCAAAGAATCCTATCGCCACCACGAATAATTGCGCTTTGGGGAATACTAGTTATCATTGTCATAAGACGGGGACGGGCCTCCTCGGTAGCGATGCAGCCGCGGGTTCCACCAAGGGCGGGTATGTAAGCGGACGTCCTGTTGCAGTTCCCGATAATCAGGGCCTAACAAGCACGTATGCGTTCAATAATAGTGCCGCGAACCCCGGACTCCTTTTGACTCTGACCGCGGATACGGTTTCTCAGGCGGCTTATAGTCTTTGGCAGAATGGGACCTTGAATCTTACTCTAAACAAACCGTTTATTGACACGATCAAGGCGTATGCGGGAGACGATCCCCTCTTCCAGTTGACCCAAGAGTTGGTCAAAGTGGGAACATTGCTCAACGTGGTTGCGCCCGGAAGAAACACTTTGGTCGGATTGGATCCTGCTAACTCCAGCCAACTGATCCAAAACGTGAATTCTACAGACGATGTGGATATCGATATTTGGGCGATCCACGCTCCGAACGGTAAATTAAAGTTCGTAGGGAGCGCGGCTCAAATTCCCACCCTGGAAGTGAACTTTACGGAATTGCAATTGAGTATTTACGGAAGAAGACCGAATAATAGTCGCTATTTGCTATCCACGGTTCGCATCAGTCTGAAAGGGGACGGAAATTTCCGTTTTATTCCTTTCGATAATAGTAAGTCCGGAAATCCGGCTTATAATAATCTGAACGCGCTCAGTCTCGTGATCAAGAAGGAAGAGACGAATATGCAATACACGATGGATATTTTGGAAGGTGCACAATACAATCCGTTCGGTTTGGATCCTAAGGGAATCTTCCAGGTAGTTGATCCTTTGGTTAGATCCCTGATCATTCCTTTGGTGAATAACGTGTTGAGACAGATTCCTCTGCCTAGCCAGTTGAGCGTCGCGGCAATTACGAATAACGCGGGTGCCGCTAATAGCTGTTATCTCAAGGCGACTACGGACGCGTTGAAGATATTCAGTACCACTATCCCTGCGAACGAGCCTTATCCGTACATTTTCGGAGGCTTGCAATTCCAGGGAGCTTACGCGACGAACCCAGGAAACGCAATCGTGTGTAATTGA
- a CDS encoding TMEM43 family protein, with protein sequence MAFESSDGMSSSESVGIFGQLGDSITGVLIGVVLFPASLYIIFKVETCTQASAAFKNAVPAAQAQAGVPSYVTGSLSADPLGGEFVKAGKYISYSQSSEVLAWEEEVKEEGSGTDKKKVRECKLDWTSSPKNPSGFQLSGCKSKPYHRRTVSDESLVASDGKLKSGDGKVYSVNLKQVEFASAVPSGSPEESALSRGILSDDYVYLSEKCAKDQTEGCERIQVTVTPIPAEEMTFIGSVKGNSIAQYILDDDAFLNASLGDFQSTMKDIQSDDNIKKWIGRGIGFVAMWVSFNMLVGPILALLSFIPFIGGFGKTALSFVLGVVAFIITATTILLVKFWYIWLIIGLAAIGYAIYKKKAATA encoded by the coding sequence ATGGCTTTCGAAAGTTCCGACGGAATGTCTTCGTCCGAAAGTGTCGGCATATTCGGTCAATTGGGTGATTCGATCACAGGGGTTTTGATCGGGGTGGTGCTATTCCCCGCGTCTCTTTACATTATTTTCAAGGTGGAAACATGCACTCAGGCAAGCGCGGCTTTTAAAAACGCAGTCCCCGCCGCACAGGCGCAAGCAGGAGTTCCTTCCTACGTTACGGGTTCCTTATCCGCCGATCCTCTCGGGGGAGAATTCGTGAAAGCAGGGAAGTACATCAGTTATTCCCAATCTTCCGAGGTTCTGGCTTGGGAAGAGGAAGTCAAGGAAGAGGGGAGCGGAACCGACAAGAAGAAGGTTCGAGAATGTAAATTGGACTGGACCTCGTCCCCTAAGAACCCGAGCGGTTTCCAACTCTCAGGTTGTAAGAGCAAGCCTTATCATAGAAGAACCGTCTCCGACGAGAGCCTAGTCGCTTCCGACGGAAAACTGAAATCCGGCGACGGAAAAGTATATTCGGTAAATCTAAAGCAGGTGGAATTTGCCTCTGCCGTTCCATCCGGAAGTCCGGAAGAATCCGCGCTTTCCAGGGGAATTCTCTCCGACGATTACGTTTATCTCTCCGAGAAATGCGCTAAGGACCAGACCGAAGGGTGCGAAAGGATCCAAGTAACCGTGACTCCGATTCCCGCAGAAGAAATGACCTTTATAGGTTCCGTGAAAGGGAATTCGATCGCACAGTATATTCTGGACGACGATGCTTTCTTGAACGCCTCCCTGGGAGATTTCCAAAGCACGATGAAGGATATTCAGAGCGACGATAATATCAAGAAATGGATAGGACGAGGAATCGGATTCGTTGCGATGTGGGTAAGCTTTAATATGTTGGTCGGGCCGATTCTCGCACTACTCAGCTTCATTCCTTTCATAGGAGGATTTGGAAAAACCGCTCTTTCTTTCGTGTTGGGAGTCGTGGCCTTTATTATCACCGCAACCACCATTCTTCTCGTGAAGTTCTGGTATATCTGGTTGATTATAGGTCTCGCCGCTATCGGATACGCGATCTATAAGAAAAAGGCGGCAACGGCCTAG
- a CDS encoding indole-3-glycerol-phosphate synthase (involved in tryptophan biosynthesis; amino acid biosynthesis; converts 1-(2-carboxyphenylamino)-1-deoxy-D-ribulose 5-phosphate to C(1)-(3-indolyl)-glycerol 3-phosphat), which yields MMALHRVLQEIVDTKKKEIEQIPKYEPEPYKGLGLWQSLRSRKFSIIAECKKKSPSSGIIREEYDPLSVAKVYSECGASAISVLTDRNYFGGSLEDLRTVSSELHIPILRKDFILDESQILEAREFGAAAILLIVRILSPDRLASLIKFSRSLNMDVLTEIHTEEEADIASKAGANIVGINTRDLDDFSIHKELVPKIAGKLSPNIVKVGESGVKNKADLDEFRPYVDAGLVGTYFMEKSDIRKAWLELF from the coding sequence ATGATGGCGTTACATCGGGTTCTGCAAGAAATCGTAGATACGAAAAAAAAGGAAATCGAACAGATTCCTAAATATGAGCCCGAGCCTTATAAGGGCTTGGGTTTATGGCAGTCCTTGCGCTCTCGGAAATTTTCCATTATTGCCGAGTGTAAGAAAAAAAGTCCGTCCTCAGGAATCATCCGAGAAGAATATGATCCTCTCAGCGTCGCCAAGGTATATTCCGAATGCGGAGCCTCCGCGATCTCCGTTTTAACCGATAGAAATTATTTCGGAGGAAGCCTCGAGGATCTTCGTACGGTCTCCTCGGAGTTGCATATTCCGATTCTTAGAAAAGATTTCATTCTGGACGAAAGTCAAATTCTGGAAGCGAGAGAATTCGGGGCAGCGGCTATTCTGTTGATCGTTCGGATTTTGAGTCCGGACCGCTTGGCTTCTCTCATCAAATTTTCCAGAAGTTTGAATATGGACGTACTCACTGAGATTCATACGGAAGAAGAAGCCGATATTGCGAGTAAGGCCGGCGCGAATATAGTAGGGATCAACACTCGGGACTTGGACGATTTTTCCATTCATAAGGAGCTTGTGCCTAAGATCGCAGGGAAATTATCTCCGAACATCGTGAAAGTCGGAGAGTCCGGTGTGAAGAATAAGGCGGATCTGGATGAATTTCGCCCCTATGTGGATGCGGGACTCGTAGGAACTTACTTCATGGAAAAATCGGATATCCGAAAGGCATGGTTGGAACTATTCTAA
- a CDS encoding STAS domain-containing protein yields the protein MLDHKVQDGVLIVYLKGRLDVSIANEVEENLNDLIDNQGHTKVILNMQDVDYMSSSGFRACISTLRKLNAKEGGLKICGIKPAVKRIFDVIELTSLFDIRETEEEALKSFRS from the coding sequence TTGCTAGACCATAAGGTACAGGACGGAGTTCTAATAGTTTACCTCAAGGGGCGTCTCGACGTCTCCATCGCCAACGAGGTCGAAGAAAATCTGAACGATCTAATCGATAACCAAGGACATACTAAAGTCATCCTGAACATGCAGGATGTGGATTACATGTCTTCCTCCGGATTCAGAGCTTGCATTTCCACACTCAGAAAATTAAACGCAAAAGAAGGCGGCCTTAAGATCTGCGGAATCAAACCCGCGGTGAAAAGAATTTTCGACGTGATAGAATTAACTTCTCTTTTTGATATCCGTGAAACGGAAGAAGAAGCACTCAAGTCCTTTCGTTCCTAA
- the murD gene encoding UDP-N-acetylmuramoyl-L-alanine--D-glutamate ligase, with the protein MANFPTSLLGQRVLVLGGGVSGLAALRLLQERQAIPVICDAKPIQDSSIAYVNEDVSLSDLLPLALIVKSPGISPTHTILLQARSLAIPVVSEVELARSYFSGKLIGVTGTDGKSTTTALTCHLVSADFPGSLAGGNIGLAFSDFCFRPIPLAVLELSSYQLEDSGPLKLNVSVILNLASDHLERHKNMDNYFSAKTRIVDSENSSHTLVTSIKLYKERISSLGWNCKILTFGKVEGADARISEDGTGIRTSKYEYDTRSFPLKGSHNLENLAASILAAEAIGANPERIQSLISGFKGLPHRFQDAGKAAGIDFINDSKSTNLHSMLAGLNGWKDKKNTLLILGGRPKEEPLEPLKDFLASGIGWVLLIGEAREKWTSEISPVLGNRLLTAENLEEGFNLLKNAVRTGRARISSIVFSPACASFDQYKNFEERGQHFLKLVSDWAKEEP; encoded by the coding sequence ATGGCAAATTTTCCGACCTCATTATTGGGCCAAAGAGTTCTGGTCCTGGGCGGAGGTGTTTCGGGCCTGGCCGCTCTCCGACTCCTCCAAGAAAGGCAAGCAATCCCCGTAATCTGCGACGCGAAACCGATTCAGGATTCCTCGATCGCCTATGTAAACGAAGACGTTTCCCTTTCCGACCTACTTCCTCTCGCCTTGATCGTCAAAAGCCCGGGAATTTCTCCCACCCATACGATCCTACTACAGGCTCGATCTTTGGCGATTCCCGTAGTTTCCGAAGTGGAATTAGCCAGATCCTATTTCTCGGGTAAGCTAATCGGAGTTACCGGAACGGACGGAAAATCCACGACTACGGCGCTCACCTGTCATTTGGTTTCGGCGGATTTTCCCGGATCCCTGGCTGGGGGAAATATCGGCCTAGCGTTCAGCGATTTTTGTTTTCGTCCCATTCCTCTCGCCGTCTTGGAACTCTCCAGCTACCAACTGGAAGATTCCGGTCCTTTAAAACTTAACGTATCCGTAATATTAAATCTGGCCTCCGACCATCTCGAACGCCATAAGAATATGGACAATTATTTCTCGGCGAAGACTAGGATCGTGGACTCGGAAAATTCTTCTCATACTCTCGTGACTAGCATTAAGCTCTATAAAGAGAGAATTTCATCTCTCGGCTGGAATTGCAAAATTTTGACTTTCGGAAAAGTAGAGGGAGCGGATGCGAGAATTTCGGAGGACGGGACCGGGATACGAACTTCTAAATACGAATACGATACCCGGAGTTTTCCGCTAAAAGGCAGCCATAATCTGGAGAATCTCGCCGCTTCCATCTTAGCCGCGGAAGCGATCGGAGCGAATCCGGAAAGGATCCAATCTTTAATCTCCGGCTTTAAAGGACTACCTCACCGTTTTCAGGATGCCGGGAAAGCGGCAGGGATCGATTTTATCAACGATTCCAAATCCACGAATCTGCATAGTATGCTTGCGGGACTGAACGGATGGAAGGATAAAAAGAATACCCTTCTGATTTTGGGAGGAAGACCTAAAGAGGAACCTCTAGAGCCCTTAAAGGATTTTCTCGCTTCCGGAATCGGTTGGGTATTACTTATAGGAGAAGCCCGCGAAAAATGGACTTCGGAAATTTCTCCGGTTCTCGGAAATAGACTTTTGACCGCGGAAAATTTGGAAGAAGGCTTTAATCTATTGAAGAATGCGGTTCGAACAGGGAGAGCGAGAATCTCGTCGATCGTTTTCTCTCCGGCCTGCGCAAGCTTCGATCAGTACAAGAACTTCGAAGAGAGAGGACAGCATTTTCTGAAATTAGTAAGCGACTGGGCCAAAGAAGAACCCTAA
- a CDS encoding methyl-accepting chemotaxis protein codes for MNKIINLLERLGIRTKLTLLFGSVILPISLLVFLAFISNKARITDITNIHNDRLVPLKLLKQISDNYAIFIVDCIHKTKSGELNFEEGIKSLDTADLKIRDSWKTYKETHLVEEEVQIIGELEPLFQGADQVIVEAKNIMKAQDREALSQFASKSLYPRIDPVTEKIEKLIQLQIHITEEISENAEIEYKASSVGFVLLSTFSIAYILFIAIVFSVRLIRGLKLVTNSILNADFSNPIQVEEDAQKKDEMHLLLIAFRDFQIKVKSMLSTILVFSENLLESSEQLSKSSDHLSANAQSESASVEEISASVEEISAGMTQVTRNAESQYELIASFSIEMRELDGLIGEVGEAAKISLGRISEMHSKVAAGRDTMGNLSESMAKIENSSEEMQSITAIIKEISEKVNLLALNAAIEAARAGEHGRGFAVVASEITRLAEQTDQSAKTIEDLIRTSNLEIQSGQGFVDHSVKVYAGISEGLQFVKDSSDNIAGIMKRQQEKKEKIRGAVQEVDSKSEEIRVSVREQKVAISETANAVSNISVTVQNSAANSEEIASSATSLVEIAKRLRETMSFLKA; via the coding sequence ATGAACAAAATAATCAATCTTTTGGAGAGATTGGGGATCCGTACCAAACTCACCCTGCTTTTCGGATCCGTCATTCTTCCGATTAGCCTACTCGTATTTCTCGCCTTCATAAGTAATAAGGCTCGGATCACGGATATCACCAATATCCACAACGACCGTTTGGTTCCCCTCAAACTTCTGAAACAAATTTCTGATAATTATGCCATTTTTATCGTAGACTGTATCCATAAGACCAAAAGCGGAGAATTGAATTTCGAAGAAGGTATCAAGAGTTTGGATACTGCGGACTTGAAAATCCGAGATTCCTGGAAAACCTATAAGGAAACCCATCTGGTAGAAGAGGAAGTGCAAATCATAGGAGAATTGGAGCCCTTGTTTCAGGGAGCGGACCAAGTAATCGTAGAGGCCAAGAATATCATGAAGGCCCAGGATAGAGAGGCGCTTTCTCAATTCGCCTCTAAATCATTGTATCCTAGGATCGATCCTGTAACCGAGAAAATTGAAAAACTGATACAACTTCAGATTCATATCACGGAAGAGATTTCCGAAAACGCCGAAATCGAATACAAAGCAAGTTCCGTAGGCTTCGTGTTATTATCCACATTTTCCATAGCGTATATTCTATTCATCGCGATCGTTTTTTCCGTCCGTCTGATCCGAGGGCTAAAGCTGGTCACGAATTCCATTTTAAACGCGGACTTCAGCAATCCCATTCAGGTGGAGGAGGACGCCCAAAAGAAGGACGAGATGCACCTTCTTCTCATAGCGTTCCGGGATTTCCAAATCAAAGTCAAATCCATGCTTTCCACGATTTTAGTATTTTCGGAGAATCTTCTGGAATCTTCGGAGCAACTTTCCAAATCCAGCGACCATCTATCCGCAAACGCCCAATCCGAATCGGCGTCCGTGGAGGAAATCTCCGCATCGGTGGAAGAAATCAGTGCGGGAATGACCCAAGTAACACGTAATGCGGAATCTCAATACGAACTGATCGCATCGTTCTCCATCGAAATGAGAGAATTGGACGGATTGATCGGAGAAGTGGGAGAAGCCGCAAAAATCTCTCTGGGAAGAATTTCCGAAATGCATTCCAAGGTCGCAGCAGGAAGGGATACGATGGGCAACCTTTCCGAAAGCATGGCGAAAATCGAAAATAGTTCCGAGGAAATGCAATCCATTACGGCAATCATCAAAGAGATCTCCGAAAAAGTGAACCTCTTGGCCTTGAATGCCGCGATCGAAGCGGCTAGAGCCGGAGAGCACGGCAGGGGCTTTGCGGTGGTGGCAAGCGAAATCACCAGACTCGCGGAACAAACGGATCAAAGCGCAAAGACGATAGAAGATTTGATCCGGACCAGCAATTTGGAAATCCAATCCGGGCAAGGATTCGTGGATCATTCCGTAAAAGTCTATGCCGGAATTTCCGAAGGCCTACAGTTCGTTAAGGATTCCAGCGATAATATTGCGGGTATCATGAAACGCCAACAGGAGAAGAAGGAAAAAATACGAGGAGCGGTACAGGAAGTGGATTCCAAGTCGGAAGAAATTCGGGTCTCGGTCAGAGAACAAAAAGTTGCGATCTCTGAGACGGCAAACGCTGTATCTAATATTTCGGTCACCGTTCAGAATAGTGCTGCTAACTCGGAAGAGATCGCGAGTAGTGCCACGAGTCTTGTAGAAATAGCAAAGCGACTCCGAGAGACGATGAGTTTTCTCAAGGCTTGA
- a CDS encoding HD family phosphohydrolase, translating to MESKFKQYIVTDSKNLGPRLSALFTKMQPELLGLQDFFDYPEIRDSPQFVNIVFYINDTSLEAENRRIREQLRLNPLILGRFILNADLGYEGFKKTEIEDDLIFGILPENTTDLHLSKSFANAFLHLQMITDQFDLLHKINTAKYEINRLTRIGISLANEKDFDKLLREILYSAREISNADSGSLYLVEQDDIGFIKNLRFKISALSIDSEEFILPINKSSIAGYVAETGKVLNIPDVHNLPEGSEFSFNGSFDILSSYYSKSMLVVPMKGHRGDVVGVLQLINRKRNFSQKLSIEQMKGEEVQPFDDYSAQLVLGVAGQAAVAIQNNYLLREIETLFEGFVTASVNAIEARDPTTSGHSFRVAQLTVGLAETLDRADFGKYKDLRFSKEQIKEIRYASLLHDFGKVGVREKVLVKAKKLEDLEVDLIDWRFRYLKKDFETKFAHRKVDYLKKHGTVGYVDFEKALEFEFSEECKRLNSMFQIISQSNEPSILEEANSQFLEEIAKMQYTTTEGESLDLISPYEFKFLTIKKGSLDFEERKEIESHVEHTFQFLSKIPWTNDLKMVPTIAHAHHEKLNGTGYPRGLAGEDIPIQSRIMTISDIFDALTDQDRPYKKAVPLERALDILEMEAKENHLDGDLLKVFKEAKIWEKLNHQGQIPK from the coding sequence ATGGAATCCAAATTTAAGCAGTATATCGTGACGGATTCCAAAAACTTGGGACCTAGGTTATCGGCTCTCTTTACTAAGATGCAGCCGGAACTTCTAGGCCTGCAGGACTTTTTCGACTACCCCGAAATCAGGGATTCTCCTCAGTTCGTCAACATAGTCTTTTATATAAACGATACCAGCCTCGAAGCGGAGAATCGACGCATCCGGGAGCAATTGCGCTTGAACCCTTTGATCTTGGGTCGTTTTATTCTGAATGCGGATCTAGGTTACGAGGGATTCAAGAAGACCGAAATCGAGGACGATTTGATTTTCGGTATCCTACCCGAAAATACTACGGACCTGCATCTCTCTAAGAGTTTTGCCAACGCATTTCTGCATCTTCAGATGATCACGGATCAGTTCGATCTTCTACATAAGATCAATACGGCGAAATACGAGATCAATCGATTGACCCGTATAGGCATCAGTCTTGCCAACGAAAAGGACTTCGATAAACTGCTAAGAGAAATCCTTTATAGCGCGAGGGAAATTTCCAACGCGGATTCAGGATCCTTATACCTGGTAGAGCAGGACGATATTGGGTTCATTAAGAATCTGAGATTTAAGATATCCGCTTTGAGTATAGATAGCGAGGAGTTCATTCTCCCGATCAATAAGTCGAGTATCGCCGGTTACGTAGCGGAGACCGGTAAGGTTTTGAATATTCCGGACGTTCATAATCTACCGGAAGGTTCCGAATTTTCTTTTAACGGAAGTTTCGATATTCTCTCCAGCTATTATTCCAAGTCTATGCTTGTGGTTCCCATGAAGGGGCATAGAGGGGATGTTGTGGGAGTACTGCAACTCATCAATCGTAAGAGGAATTTCAGCCAGAAATTATCGATAGAGCAGATGAAAGGAGAGGAGGTCCAACCTTTCGACGATTATTCCGCGCAGTTGGTATTGGGAGTGGCGGGGCAGGCTGCGGTCGCCATTCAAAATAACTATCTACTTAGGGAAATCGAAACCCTATTCGAAGGATTCGTGACCGCCTCCGTAAACGCGATCGAGGCTAGGGATCCGACCACGAGCGGTCATTCCTTCCGAGTAGCCCAATTGACTGTCGGGTTAGCCGAGACTCTCGATCGAGCCGATTTCGGTAAATACAAGGATTTAAGATTCTCCAAGGAACAAATCAAGGAAATACGTTATGCTTCCTTGTTGCACGACTTCGGAAAAGTCGGGGTAAGGGAAAAGGTACTCGTTAAGGCTAAAAAGCTGGAGGACCTGGAAGTCGATTTGATCGACTGGAGGTTTAGGTATTTAAAGAAAGACTTCGAGACGAAATTCGCCCATAGAAAGGTGGATTATCTTAAAAAACACGGAACTGTCGGATACGTCGATTTCGAGAAGGCCTTGGAATTCGAGTTTTCCGAAGAATGCAAGCGTCTGAACTCCATGTTCCAGATCATCAGCCAATCCAACGAGCCTTCGATTCTGGAAGAAGCCAATTCCCAATTTCTGGAAGAAATCGCGAAGATGCAATATACTACGACGGAAGGGGAGAGTTTGGATCTTATCTCTCCATACGAATTTAAATTTCTTACGATTAAGAAAGGTTCTTTGGATTTCGAGGAAAGAAAGGAAATCGAGTCCCATGTGGAGCATACGTTTCAATTCTTGAGTAAGATCCCTTGGACTAACGACCTGAAGATGGTTCCTACGATCGCGCACGCTCACCATGAAAAATTGAACGGTACCGGTTATCCTCGGGGACTCGCGGGAGAAGATATTCCGATCCAATCCCGTATTATGACGATCAGCGATATCTTCGACGCTTTGACCGATCAGGATCGCCCTTATAAAAAGGCGGTCCCTTTAGAAAGGGCTTTGGACATTCTCGAGATGGAAGCGAAAGAAAACCATCTGGACGGGGATCTCTTGAAAGTCTTTAAGGAAGCGAAGATCTGGGAAAAATTGAATCACCAGGGTCAGATTCCTAAATAA